In Mycobacterium sp. Aquia_216, a genomic segment contains:
- a CDS encoding GAF and ANTAR domain-containing protein, translating to MTEETRETRVLDAVVTLVDSLLDDFDVVDLLTELTERCADLLDIAAAGFLLADPLQSLHLLAATSEKARDLELFQLQTDEGPCLDCYASGQPISVADLAAEAPRWPRFVPAAVDAGFASVHAVPMRAAGMVLGALGLFGTHSGELNDADLLVGQSLAHIACVALVQERAPTSSAVVPRLRNALAGRITIEQAKGFVRERLDVSVEDAFTLLRRYARSNDIHLTDVARQLIASPESRPAILAVMAMMNSSPP from the coding sequence ATGACCGAAGAGACCCGTGAAACTCGAGTTTTGGATGCTGTCGTAACGCTCGTCGACAGTCTCCTGGACGATTTCGATGTGGTCGATCTGCTGACCGAACTCACCGAGCGCTGCGCGGACCTACTCGATATTGCCGCCGCCGGGTTCCTGCTGGCCGACCCGTTGCAGAGTCTGCATCTGTTGGCGGCGACCTCGGAGAAGGCGCGCGATTTGGAGCTATTCCAACTCCAGACAGACGAAGGACCCTGTCTGGACTGTTATGCGAGTGGACAACCGATATCGGTGGCGGATCTAGCGGCAGAGGCGCCGCGCTGGCCGCGATTCGTCCCGGCGGCCGTTGATGCCGGTTTCGCCTCGGTGCATGCGGTGCCGATGCGCGCGGCTGGAATGGTGTTGGGCGCCTTGGGGTTGTTCGGTACACATTCGGGCGAACTGAACGACGCAGACCTGCTGGTCGGCCAAAGCCTGGCGCACATCGCGTGCGTGGCGCTCGTGCAGGAACGCGCTCCAACGTCGTCCGCGGTGGTGCCACGGTTGCGCAACGCGCTGGCTGGTCGCATCACGATCGAGCAGGCCAAGGGATTTGTCCGCGAAAGACTCGATGTGTCAGTGGAAGACGCGTTCACATTGCTACGCCGATACGCGCGCTCTAACGACATTCATCTAACGGATGTTGCCCGACAACTGATCGCATCGCCCGAGTCCCGTCCTGCGATACTTGCCGTGATGGCGATGATGAATTCCTCACCGCCGTAG
- a CDS encoding GAF and ANTAR domain-containing protein, which translates to MTIREQLLAAVGGGRRLEAGDRLCRACVNLLDVDAAAISLVFDGANAATLGSSSRLARAYDELQFTMGEGPCLESVAVRAPVLVLDLADPQDVRWPAYGAAMLDYQIRGVYALPVLVAGEYVGALDLFRARPGPLGAEQLTGAVAAAELAAIPVLDLMSTDLQAAVSDPSSDAWAELNALSRAEVSQATGMLMAQLDIDAAEALVRLRAHAFATDRSAMDVARDILDRRLMLEDD; encoded by the coding sequence GTGACAATCCGTGAGCAACTGCTGGCCGCGGTCGGTGGTGGGCGGCGACTAGAAGCCGGAGATCGGCTGTGCCGGGCCTGCGTGAACCTGCTCGACGTCGATGCCGCGGCAATCTCGTTGGTCTTCGATGGTGCCAATGCCGCAACGCTGGGGTCGAGCAGTCGGCTGGCGCGGGCTTATGACGAGCTGCAGTTCACTATGGGTGAGGGGCCGTGCTTGGAATCGGTGGCCGTTCGGGCTCCGGTCCTGGTACTCGATCTGGCCGACCCGCAGGACGTTCGGTGGCCGGCATACGGGGCCGCGATGCTCGATTACCAGATTCGAGGCGTGTACGCGCTGCCGGTTCTGGTTGCCGGTGAATACGTCGGAGCGTTAGACCTGTTTCGTGCCCGGCCGGGTCCGTTGGGCGCCGAGCAACTCACCGGTGCGGTTGCCGCCGCCGAATTGGCGGCCATCCCGGTACTCGATCTGATGAGCACAGACCTGCAGGCCGCGGTGTCCGATCCGAGCAGCGATGCGTGGGCCGAGCTGAATGCCCTGTCGCGTGCGGAGGTCAGCCAGGCCACCGGCATGCTCATGGCCCAGCTCGATATCGACGCCGCGGAGGCGCTGGTACGACTGCGGGCACACGCCTTTGCCACTGACCGCAGCGCCATGGACGTCGCGCGCGACATTCTGGACCGTCGACTGATGCTGGAGGACGATTGA
- a CDS encoding alpha/beta fold hydrolase, translating into MIVALAALPTGLTKRVLAFVPSLVSRFDAELIVDAPRGLRAERQRKSQLAFAERVPHAVMVEIADAGHYPHQTAAAQLLPAMEKFLSSTRPFRYSESRWVQQLTGAAEHNRYAAANGELDAPRVSPLSV; encoded by the coding sequence GTGATTGTCGCGCTCGCAGCGCTTCCCACGGGTCTGACGAAGCGCGTTCTCGCCTTCGTTCCCTCGCTGGTGTCCCGCTTCGACGCAGAGTTGATCGTCGATGCGCCGCGCGGGCTCCGGGCCGAACGACAACGAAAAAGCCAACTCGCGTTTGCTGAGCGGGTACCGCACGCGGTGATGGTCGAGATCGCCGATGCCGGCCACTACCCGCACCAGACCGCTGCCGCTCAGCTGCTTCCCGCCATGGAGAAGTTTCTCAGCTCGACGCGGCCCTTCCGGTACTCCGAGAGCCGTTGGGTGCAACAGCTCACCGGGGCAGCCGAACACAACCGCTATGCGGCGGCCAATGGCGAACTCGATGCCCCGCGTGTCTCGCCGTTGAGTGTCTAG
- a CDS encoding alpha/beta fold hydrolase: MRLAGCVVAFTQAGSGPPLLLIHGLGGNRHTWRALLPRLARCPVPTQ; the protein is encoded by the coding sequence ATGCGACTCGCCGGGTGCGTGGTCGCCTTCACCCAGGCCGGGTCCGGACCCCCGTTGCTGCTCATCCACGGGCTGGGCGGCAACCGTCATACCTGGCGGGCCCTGCTTCCCCGCCTCGCGCGCTGCCCGGTGCCGACGCAGTGA